A portion of the Gossypium arboreum isolate Shixiya-1 chromosome 8, ASM2569848v2, whole genome shotgun sequence genome contains these proteins:
- the LOC108465783 gene encoding uncharacterized protein LOC108465783 isoform X1, giving the protein MASTSASWSPSSPQLRLAFRCRNCREPRPLLLLDYRRPRLLSVSLSRTKELERRRNVASRIVSDSTAGADTFSGWSDSDTVEDSIGSGGRRRFGGIMGAGSAGLVLVAGFSFAAMSLSNRSTSRPKQQLEPLTAQQEVSFDNDSEQAKENEIETGTHKDLSAPTESSGTSENNLDNDNGTYLVDSSTSNGDSASNTSSIQEYRQNVSSLDGESAFLDTTPISPNLPESDAVGVSSVASNLRESDSNLDIGSPEATSEIEDKLISVQETIDTNLSDPINLDNDLNEGKLEGKENSSISVDSSSSSNSISDPSIVGFSVSSELEPILEPQAIPEDNLETTDSSQTKENLESRKMSLPSVEIKNASLEDNKLNESESSQTTPVSAPAHSLTIEQSKIDCDGMKDSIPDFESPTPRSSFSPVGIPAPSAVSADLQVHPGEVLVPAVVDQFQEQALAALRVLKVIEAEALPGELCTRREYARWLVAASSALSRNVVSKVYPAMYVENVTELAFDDIIPEDPDFSSIQGLAEAGLISSKLSNQDLLNYNRGPVYFSPESPLSRQDLVSWKMALEKRQLPEADREILYQLSGFIDIDKINPDAWPALVADLSTGEPGIIALAFGCTRLFQPNKPVTKAQAAVAIATGEASDLVSEELARIEAESVAENAVSAHNALVAEVEKDVNANFEKELSIEREKIDAFEKMAEEAKRELERIRAEREEENMVLMKDRAAISAETKILSRLRREVEEQLETMINDKVEISYERERISKLRKETEDETQEIVRLQHELEVERKALSMARAWAEDEAKRAREQAKALEEAREQWERQGVKVVVDNDLHEESVAGDTWVNVGKQVAVEGTISRGETLVGKLKILASEVKSKSREFIDKIVQRIQYLISVLRKWASDAGAKAEELKDGAVLKARGSVQEMQQTTAGFSSAVKEGAKRVAGDCREGVEKLTQRFRT; this is encoded by the exons ATGGCTTCTACATCTGCCTCGTGGTCTCCAAGCTCTCCTCAGCTCCGCTTGGCTTTCCGTTGCAGGAATTGTAGGGAACCACGTCCGCTTCTCCTGCTTGATTATCGTCGTCCTCGTCTGCTCTCGGTTTCACTAAGCCGGACTAAGGAACTGGAACGACGTCGTAATGTTGCTTCGCGGATTGTATCGGACTCCACTGCTGGGGCGGATACTTTTTCCGGCTGGTCCGATTCGGATACTGTTGAAGATTCCATTGGCTCGGGAGGGAGAAGAAGGTTTGGAG GAATTATGGGAGCTGGATCAGCTGGACTTGTGCTGGTAGCAGGGTTTTCCTTTGCAGCAATGTCCCTAAGTAATCGAAGCACTTCCA GACCCAAACAGCAGTTGGAACCCTTAACAGCTCAACAGGAAGTTTCATTTGATAACGATAGTGAACAAGccaaagaaaatgaaattgaaacagGAACACATAAGGATCTTTCGGCACCTACCGAATCCAGCGGCACTTCTGAAAATAATCTTGATAATGACAATGGGACGTACTTAGTAGACAGTTCGACGTCCAATGGTGATAGTGCCAGTAACACCAGTTCTATTCAAGAATACAGGCAGAATGTTTCATCTTTGGATGGGGAGTCAGCTTTCCTGGACACAACTCCGATATCACCTAACTTGCCTGAATCTGATGCTGTGGGTGTCTCTTCTGTTGCATCAAACCTAAGAGAGTCAGATAGCAACCTTGACATTGGTTCACCTGAAGCAACTTCAGAGATTGAAGACAAATTGATTAGTGTCCAAGAAACTATTGATACTAACTTGTCTGACCCAATAAACCTAGACAATGATCTCAACGAGGGAAAACTTGAAGGAAAAGAGAATTCCAGTATCTCAGTGGATTCTTCTTCTAGTTCCAATTCAATCAGTGATCCTTCAATTGTGGGCTTCTCAGTTAGTTCAGAGTTGGAACCAATTTTAGAACCTCAGGCTATACCTGAAGACAATCTGGAAACCACAGATTCCTCTCAAACTAAAGAAAACCTTGAGAGTCGCAAAATGTCTCTGCCCTCGGTTGAAATAAAGAATGCATCTCTGGAAGATAATAAGTTAAATGAGAGTGAGTCATCTCAAACAACCCCTGTGTCAGCACCTGCTCATTCATTAACAATAGAGCAAAGCAAAATTGATTGTGATGGGATGAAAGATAGCATACCAGATTTTGAATCACCAACTCCTAGGAGTTCCTTCTCCCCAGTTGGTATACCTGCTCCGTCTGCAGTTTCTGCAGATCTACAGGTTCACCCGGGAGAGGTTCTAGTTCCTGCAGTTGTTGATCAGTTTCAGGAGCAGGCACTTGCAGCTCTTCGAGTTTTGAAG GTTATTGAGGCTGAAGCTCTACCTGGTGAACTCTGTACACGTCGTGAGTATGCTCGGTGGTTAGTGGCAGCAAGCAGTGCTCTTTCAAG GAATGTAGTATCAAAAGTTTATCCTGCAATGTATGTTGAGAATGTTACTGAACTTGCATTTGATGACATCATACCTGAAGACCCTGATTTTTCATCGATTCAAG GCTTGGCAGAGGCTGGACTTATCTCAAGCAAGCTTTCAAATCAAGATCTGCTTAATTACAATCGAGGCCCAGTTTACTTCTCTCCTGAAAG ccCTCTATCACGCCAGGATCTTGTTAGCTGGAAAATGGCTCTAGAGAAAAGACAACTCCCAGAAGCTGACCGAGAG ATCCTCTACCAACTTTCTGGTTTTATAGACATTGATAAGATAAATCCAGATGCATGGCCTGCACTTGTAGCTGACTTGTCTACTGGAGAACCAGGAATAATAGCTCTTGCTTTTG GTTGTACAAGATTGTTCCAGCCAAATAAGCCTGTGACAAAGGCCCAAGCAGCTGTTGCTATTGCAACTGGTGAAGCTTCTGACCTTGTAAGTGAGGAGCTAGCACGTATTGAAGCTGAATCAGTGGCAGAAAATGCAGTATCTGCTCACAATGCTTTAGTAGCTGAAGTTGAGAAAGATGTTAATGCTAATTTTGAGAAAGAACTTTCGATAGAACGTGAAAAGATTGATGCTTTTGAAAAAATGGCTGAAGAGGCAAAGCGCGAGCTGGAAAGGATAAGAGCTGAAAGAGAGGAAGAGAATATGGTCCTAATGAAGGACCGTGCTGCTATTAGTGCTGAAACGAAAATTCTTTCAAGATTAAGGCGTGAAGTGGAGGAGCAGTTGGAAACCATGATAAATGACAAAGTAGAGATATCATACGAGAGGGAAAGAATTAGTAAACTACGAAAAGAAACAGAGGATGAAACCCAAGAGATTGTCAGGTTACAGCATGAGTTGGAGGTGGAAAGAAAAGCCTTATCAATGGCCAG GGCATGGGCTGAGGATGAGGCGAAACGAGCAAGAGAACAGGCAAAAGCCCTGGAGGAGGCTAGGGAACAGTGGGAAAGGCAGGGCGTCAAAGTGGTGGTTGACAATGACCTCCATGAAGAGAGTGTTGCAGGAGATACGTGGGTAAATGTAGGGAAGCAAGTTGCAGTTGAAGGAACTATTAGCAGGGGTGAAACGTTGGTGGGGAAGCTCAAGATATTGGCAAGTGAAGTAAAAAGCAAATCTAGAGAGTTCATCGATAAGATTGTCCAGAGGATCCAGTATTTGATTTCAGTGTTGAGAAAATGGGCCTCCGATGCAGGTGCAAAGGCTGAAGAATTGAAAGATGGGGCTGTGTTGAAGGCAAGGGGATCAGTACAGGAGATGCAGCAAACCACAGCAGGATTTAGTTCGGCTGTTAAAGAAGGTGCAAAACGAGTGGCAGGAGATTGTCGGGAAGGAGTTGAGAAACTCACTCAGAGGTTCAGAACATAG
- the LOC108469751 gene encoding 60S ribosomal protein L36-2-like yields MATKQPNTGLFVGLNKGHVVTKKELAPRPSNRKGKTSKRVHFVRNLIREVAGFAPYEKRITELLKVGKDKRALKVAKRKLGTHKRAKKKREEMSSVLRKMRAHPGGGEKKK; encoded by the exons ATGGCTACCAAGCAGCCAAATACTGGCCTCTTTGTGGGACTGAACAAGGGCCATGTTGTAACCAAGAAGGAGTTGGCTCCACGTCCCTCTAATCGGAAAGGA AAAACTAGCAAAAGAGTCCATTTTGTGAGGAACTTGATTAGGGAAGTTGCTGGTTTTGCACCATATGAGAAGAGGATTACTGAACTTCTGAAAGTTGGTAAGGACAAACGAGCGCTCAAGGTTGCTAAAAGAAAGTTGGGAACTCACAAAAGGGCAAAGAAGAAGCGTGAGGAGATGTCTAGTGTGCTCCGCAAGATGAG GGCTCACCCTGGAGGTGGAGAAAAGAAGAAGTGA
- the LOC108465783 gene encoding uncharacterized protein LOC108465783 isoform X2, producing the protein MGAGSAGLVLVAGFSFAAMSLSNRSTSRPKQQLEPLTAQQEVSFDNDSEQAKENEIETGTHKDLSAPTESSGTSENNLDNDNGTYLVDSSTSNGDSASNTSSIQEYRQNVSSLDGESAFLDTTPISPNLPESDAVGVSSVASNLRESDSNLDIGSPEATSEIEDKLISVQETIDTNLSDPINLDNDLNEGKLEGKENSSISVDSSSSSNSISDPSIVGFSVSSELEPILEPQAIPEDNLETTDSSQTKENLESRKMSLPSVEIKNASLEDNKLNESESSQTTPVSAPAHSLTIEQSKIDCDGMKDSIPDFESPTPRSSFSPVGIPAPSAVSADLQVHPGEVLVPAVVDQFQEQALAALRVLKVIEAEALPGELCTRREYARWLVAASSALSRNVVSKVYPAMYVENVTELAFDDIIPEDPDFSSIQGLAEAGLISSKLSNQDLLNYNRGPVYFSPESPLSRQDLVSWKMALEKRQLPEADREILYQLSGFIDIDKINPDAWPALVADLSTGEPGIIALAFGCTRLFQPNKPVTKAQAAVAIATGEASDLVSEELARIEAESVAENAVSAHNALVAEVEKDVNANFEKELSIEREKIDAFEKMAEEAKRELERIRAEREEENMVLMKDRAAISAETKILSRLRREVEEQLETMINDKVEISYERERISKLRKETEDETQEIVRLQHELEVERKALSMARAWAEDEAKRAREQAKALEEAREQWERQGVKVVVDNDLHEESVAGDTWVNVGKQVAVEGTISRGETLVGKLKILASEVKSKSREFIDKIVQRIQYLISVLRKWASDAGAKAEELKDGAVLKARGSVQEMQQTTAGFSSAVKEGAKRVAGDCREGVEKLTQRFRT; encoded by the exons ATGGGAGCTGGATCAGCTGGACTTGTGCTGGTAGCAGGGTTTTCCTTTGCAGCAATGTCCCTAAGTAATCGAAGCACTTCCA GACCCAAACAGCAGTTGGAACCCTTAACAGCTCAACAGGAAGTTTCATTTGATAACGATAGTGAACAAGccaaagaaaatgaaattgaaacagGAACACATAAGGATCTTTCGGCACCTACCGAATCCAGCGGCACTTCTGAAAATAATCTTGATAATGACAATGGGACGTACTTAGTAGACAGTTCGACGTCCAATGGTGATAGTGCCAGTAACACCAGTTCTATTCAAGAATACAGGCAGAATGTTTCATCTTTGGATGGGGAGTCAGCTTTCCTGGACACAACTCCGATATCACCTAACTTGCCTGAATCTGATGCTGTGGGTGTCTCTTCTGTTGCATCAAACCTAAGAGAGTCAGATAGCAACCTTGACATTGGTTCACCTGAAGCAACTTCAGAGATTGAAGACAAATTGATTAGTGTCCAAGAAACTATTGATACTAACTTGTCTGACCCAATAAACCTAGACAATGATCTCAACGAGGGAAAACTTGAAGGAAAAGAGAATTCCAGTATCTCAGTGGATTCTTCTTCTAGTTCCAATTCAATCAGTGATCCTTCAATTGTGGGCTTCTCAGTTAGTTCAGAGTTGGAACCAATTTTAGAACCTCAGGCTATACCTGAAGACAATCTGGAAACCACAGATTCCTCTCAAACTAAAGAAAACCTTGAGAGTCGCAAAATGTCTCTGCCCTCGGTTGAAATAAAGAATGCATCTCTGGAAGATAATAAGTTAAATGAGAGTGAGTCATCTCAAACAACCCCTGTGTCAGCACCTGCTCATTCATTAACAATAGAGCAAAGCAAAATTGATTGTGATGGGATGAAAGATAGCATACCAGATTTTGAATCACCAACTCCTAGGAGTTCCTTCTCCCCAGTTGGTATACCTGCTCCGTCTGCAGTTTCTGCAGATCTACAGGTTCACCCGGGAGAGGTTCTAGTTCCTGCAGTTGTTGATCAGTTTCAGGAGCAGGCACTTGCAGCTCTTCGAGTTTTGAAG GTTATTGAGGCTGAAGCTCTACCTGGTGAACTCTGTACACGTCGTGAGTATGCTCGGTGGTTAGTGGCAGCAAGCAGTGCTCTTTCAAG GAATGTAGTATCAAAAGTTTATCCTGCAATGTATGTTGAGAATGTTACTGAACTTGCATTTGATGACATCATACCTGAAGACCCTGATTTTTCATCGATTCAAG GCTTGGCAGAGGCTGGACTTATCTCAAGCAAGCTTTCAAATCAAGATCTGCTTAATTACAATCGAGGCCCAGTTTACTTCTCTCCTGAAAG ccCTCTATCACGCCAGGATCTTGTTAGCTGGAAAATGGCTCTAGAGAAAAGACAACTCCCAGAAGCTGACCGAGAG ATCCTCTACCAACTTTCTGGTTTTATAGACATTGATAAGATAAATCCAGATGCATGGCCTGCACTTGTAGCTGACTTGTCTACTGGAGAACCAGGAATAATAGCTCTTGCTTTTG GTTGTACAAGATTGTTCCAGCCAAATAAGCCTGTGACAAAGGCCCAAGCAGCTGTTGCTATTGCAACTGGTGAAGCTTCTGACCTTGTAAGTGAGGAGCTAGCACGTATTGAAGCTGAATCAGTGGCAGAAAATGCAGTATCTGCTCACAATGCTTTAGTAGCTGAAGTTGAGAAAGATGTTAATGCTAATTTTGAGAAAGAACTTTCGATAGAACGTGAAAAGATTGATGCTTTTGAAAAAATGGCTGAAGAGGCAAAGCGCGAGCTGGAAAGGATAAGAGCTGAAAGAGAGGAAGAGAATATGGTCCTAATGAAGGACCGTGCTGCTATTAGTGCTGAAACGAAAATTCTTTCAAGATTAAGGCGTGAAGTGGAGGAGCAGTTGGAAACCATGATAAATGACAAAGTAGAGATATCATACGAGAGGGAAAGAATTAGTAAACTACGAAAAGAAACAGAGGATGAAACCCAAGAGATTGTCAGGTTACAGCATGAGTTGGAGGTGGAAAGAAAAGCCTTATCAATGGCCAG GGCATGGGCTGAGGATGAGGCGAAACGAGCAAGAGAACAGGCAAAAGCCCTGGAGGAGGCTAGGGAACAGTGGGAAAGGCAGGGCGTCAAAGTGGTGGTTGACAATGACCTCCATGAAGAGAGTGTTGCAGGAGATACGTGGGTAAATGTAGGGAAGCAAGTTGCAGTTGAAGGAACTATTAGCAGGGGTGAAACGTTGGTGGGGAAGCTCAAGATATTGGCAAGTGAAGTAAAAAGCAAATCTAGAGAGTTCATCGATAAGATTGTCCAGAGGATCCAGTATTTGATTTCAGTGTTGAGAAAATGGGCCTCCGATGCAGGTGCAAAGGCTGAAGAATTGAAAGATGGGGCTGTGTTGAAGGCAAGGGGATCAGTACAGGAGATGCAGCAAACCACAGCAGGATTTAGTTCGGCTGTTAAAGAAGGTGCAAAACGAGTGGCAGGAGATTGTCGGGAAGGAGTTGAGAAACTCACTCAGAGGTTCAGAACATAG